CTCGGAACCTGCCATGGAGTGCATCGGCGGTACGGGCGACCTTGTGACGGGCCTTGTGACGGCCCTGCTGGCGGGGGGGATTCCCCTGTGCAGGGCCAGCGTCGCCGCAGCGCGTCTGGCGCGGCTTCTGGCACGCTACTGTGCGCCCGACCCCGGCACGCAGGTGGCCCAATTGCTGGCCCGGCTGCCCGAGTTTTTGCAGGAACATGCCGAGGCTGTTCTTGCAATGGACTGAGGCTGTGGCAGCCACGCTGACGGCTCCCGCAAATCGTATTTTTCAGGTGAATGAAAACGCTGAAAAGTGAAGCAGTTCAAAGTTCATCTGCTCCAGGTCTGGCAGCAACATAAAAGAATAAAAGTTGCCATGGCTGGGCCTTGCGTCAGAATAAAAAAAGGCCGCCACGGCGAATGCCTGTGCGCGGCCATGAGCATTGCTTATCCAGAATTTGCGTTATTCTTCTTCCAGCACCTTGAGTTCAGCGGACAACTGGCCGGAATTATAGCGCAAAAGAACATAGCCCCCCTGCGCCAGAGCGCCGGGATTGACCACAATGGTACGGCCCACACGGTCTACGGCCCGTGCCTCGTGGATATGCCCGCACAGGCAGATGTCCGGCTGGGCTTCTTCAAGAAACTCGCGTACCGCAGTGGAGCCCACATGCACGTCGCCGGGTATGACGTCGCAGGCCGTGTCCTTGGGCGGATTGTGCGACACAAGCACGCTGTGCGGATAGGAGCGGGCCTTCTGCCAGCAGGCTTCAAGCCATGCGGCGAAAGCTGATTCGGGAAATTCGCTGGGCGTGCCAAAGGGCGTGAAGGTGGAAGCGCCAACCCCGAAGATGGCCGTGTCCGGCGTAAGCTCGCGCGTTACGGTGTGCAGGTTCCAGCCCTTTTCACTGAGCCACTGGTCCACTTCAGGGCGATCCATGTTGCCTATCTGCGCGAGAATCATAGGATTATAGCTACGTAGAACATCCATGACCTGCTCCGCCTGCTTGACGCCGCCTGTCACCGTGAGGTCGCCTGTGACGATGATGCCGTCGGCCTGGCTCAGTTCAGGAATCTTGGCAAAACGCTCGGTTTCATCATGTATATCGCCAACGGCGATCCAGAGGTAGTCCTGGGCGGTAGAGCTTGGCATGGTGGGGTGTCCTTTGTTATATTGACGCTGCAATAATGCTGCCATACTTCAGCATATAAGGAAAGGCCCGGCATGAGTGAAA
This DNA window, taken from Desulfovibrio sp. 86, encodes the following:
- a CDS encoding metallophosphoesterase family protein, giving the protein MPSSTAQDYLWIAVGDIHDETERFAKIPELSQADGIIVTGDLTVTGGVKQAEQVMDVLRSYNPMILAQIGNMDRPEVDQWLSEKGWNLHTVTRELTPDTAIFGVGASTFTPFGTPSEFPESAFAAWLEACWQKARSYPHSVLVSHNPPKDTACDVIPGDVHVGSTAVREFLEEAQPDICLCGHIHEARAVDRVGRTIVVNPGALAQGGYVLLRYNSGQLSAELKVLEEE